In Kineococcus sp. NBC_00420, a single genomic region encodes these proteins:
- a CDS encoding FAD-binding protein — protein MSFPGRKSGPVPDVDGALRTTQRLTGWGRTAPTTATVLHTQDLDVIAEAVRTAGPRGVIARGLGRSYGDPAQNAGGLVVDMTALDRIHDIDVDAATADVDAGCSLDQLLRAVVPHGLWVPVLPGTRQVTVGGAIGADIHGGNHHTQGTFTRHVLSLDLLTADGQVRTLTPDGPDRDLFLATTGGMGLTGIVLRAKIRLDRVETSYFIADVEQTPDFDDMLERLQKNDENYTYSKTWFDSVTTGPHMGRGFLLRGSSAKLSDLPPELRKDPLKFDAPQLASFPDLFPSGMLNRLSAKALNEFYYRKSKTKSGVVQNITQFYHLLDLFADWNRAYGPNGFLQYQFVVPLDRTDVLKASMEAIVESGHISALNVLKRFGDANDAPLSFPTRGWTLAVDLPVRKGLDQLCDLLDEMVLDAGGRLYLAKDSRTTADRFARMYPELPAWRTVRDQVDPERKFSSDQARRLQLVRD, from the coding sequence GTGAGCTTCCCCGGTCGCAAGAGTGGTCCCGTCCCCGACGTCGACGGAGCTCTGCGCACGACGCAGCGCCTCACGGGATGGGGGCGCACCGCGCCGACGACGGCCACCGTCCTGCACACCCAGGACCTCGACGTCATCGCGGAAGCCGTGCGCACCGCCGGTCCCCGCGGCGTCATCGCCCGGGGCCTCGGCCGCTCCTACGGCGACCCGGCGCAGAACGCGGGGGGTCTCGTCGTCGACATGACCGCGTTGGACCGCATCCACGACATCGACGTGGACGCCGCGACCGCCGACGTCGACGCCGGCTGCTCCCTGGACCAGCTGCTGCGCGCCGTCGTGCCGCACGGCCTGTGGGTGCCGGTCCTGCCGGGGACCCGGCAGGTGACCGTCGGCGGCGCGATCGGCGCCGACATCCACGGCGGCAACCACCACACCCAGGGCACCTTCACCCGCCACGTGCTGTCGCTGGACCTGCTGACGGCGGACGGACAGGTGCGCACCCTCACCCCCGACGGCCCGGACCGCGACCTGTTCCTGGCCACCACGGGCGGCATGGGTCTGACCGGCATCGTGCTCCGCGCGAAGATCCGCCTGGACCGCGTGGAGACGTCGTACTTCATCGCCGACGTCGAGCAGACCCCCGACTTCGACGACATGCTCGAGCGGCTGCAGAAGAACGACGAGAACTACACGTACTCCAAGACGTGGTTCGACTCCGTCACGACGGGCCCGCACATGGGTCGCGGGTTCCTGCTGCGCGGCTCCTCGGCGAAGCTGTCCGACCTGCCTCCGGAACTGCGCAAGGACCCGCTGAAGTTCGACGCCCCGCAGCTCGCGAGCTTCCCCGACCTCTTCCCCTCGGGGATGCTCAACCGGCTGTCAGCGAAAGCCCTGAACGAGTTCTACTACCGGAAGTCGAAGACCAAGTCCGGTGTGGTGCAGAACATCACGCAGTTCTACCACCTGCTCGACCTGTTCGCGGACTGGAACCGGGCCTACGGTCCGAACGGCTTCCTGCAGTACCAGTTCGTCGTGCCCCTGGACCGGACCGACGTCCTGAAGGCCAGCATGGAGGCCATCGTCGAGTCCGGTCACATCTCGGCGCTGAACGTCCTCAAGCGCTTCGGGGACGCCAACGACGCCCCGCTGTCGTTCCCGACCCGCGGCTGGACCCTCGCCGTGGACCTGCCCGTCCGCAAGGGCCTGGACCAGCTGTGCGACCTGCTCGACGAGATGGTCCTCGACGCCGGTGGCCGCCTCTACCTGGCCAAGGACTCCCGCACCACGGCCGACCGCTTCGCACGCATGTACCCGGAGCTGCCGGCCTGGCGGACGGTCCGTGACCAGGTCGACCCGGAGCGGAAGTTCTCCTCGGACCAGGCGCGACGTCTGCAGCTCGTCCGCGACTGA
- the deoC gene encoding deoxyribose-phosphate aldolase, protein MSQRTRTEVARLVDHTLLKPEATAADVAALCEEARSLGVLAVCVSPNMLPVRGEGLVVATVCGFPSGKHTSAVKAAEATLAARAGADEVDMVIDVGAALAGDYDAVRDDIATVRAAIPSPTVLKVIVESAALPDEALVAVCRAAEAASADFVKTSTGFHPSGGASVHAVEIMHATVGGRLGIKASGGIRSTEAALALLDAGATRLGLSGTAAVLAGLAE, encoded by the coding sequence GTGAGCCAACGCACCCGCACCGAGGTCGCCCGACTGGTCGACCACACCCTGCTGAAGCCCGAGGCGACCGCCGCCGACGTCGCGGCGCTGTGCGAGGAGGCTCGGTCGCTGGGCGTCCTCGCCGTCTGCGTCTCGCCGAACATGCTCCCCGTCCGGGGCGAGGGTCTCGTCGTCGCCACGGTGTGCGGTTTCCCGTCCGGCAAGCACACCAGCGCGGTGAAGGCGGCGGAGGCCACCCTCGCCGCGCGGGCCGGGGCGGACGAGGTCGACATGGTCATCGACGTCGGCGCGGCCCTGGCCGGTGACTACGACGCCGTCCGCGACGACATCGCAACCGTGCGGGCGGCTATCCCGTCCCCGACCGTCCTCAAGGTCATCGTCGAGTCCGCCGCGCTGCCCGACGAGGCGCTGGTCGCGGTGTGCCGGGCGGCCGAGGCTGCCAGCGCCGACTTCGTGAAGACGTCGACTGGTTTCCACCCCAGCGGCGGTGCGAGCGTGCACGCCGTCGAGATCATGCACGCGACCGTCGGAGGTCGGCTCGGCATCAAGGCCAGCGGCGGGATCCGTTCGACGGAGGCCGCGCTCGCGCTGCTCGACGCCGGCGCGACCCGCCTGGGCCTGTCGGGGACGGCCGCGGTGCTGGCCGGGTTGGCGGAGTGA
- a CDS encoding HAD-IIA family hydrolase: MGDTRAIECWLTDMDGVLVHEDHALPGAAEFLQRLADSSRRFLVLTNNSIFTPRDLAARLSRSGIEVPEENIWTSALATADFLARQMPGGSAYVIGESGLTTALYEAGYTMTDTDPDYVVLGETRTYSFEAITKAIRLVEAGARFIATNPDATGPSKEGSLPATGSVAALITRATGAEPYFVGKPNPMMFRSAMNRIEAHSETTAMIGDRMDTDVVAGIEAGLRTFLVLTGSTKREQVRRFPFQPHRIVDGIGDLIDLI; encoded by the coding sequence ATGGGCGACACCCGGGCCATCGAGTGCTGGCTGACCGACATGGACGGCGTGCTGGTCCACGAGGACCACGCGCTGCCCGGTGCGGCGGAGTTCCTGCAGCGGCTGGCGGACTCGAGCCGCCGGTTCCTGGTGCTCACGAACAACTCGATCTTCACTCCACGCGACCTCGCCGCCCGCCTCTCCCGCAGCGGGATCGAGGTCCCCGAGGAGAACATCTGGACCTCGGCGCTCGCGACGGCGGACTTCCTGGCCCGGCAGATGCCCGGCGGTTCGGCCTACGTCATCGGCGAGTCCGGGCTGACGACGGCGCTCTACGAGGCCGGGTACACGATGACCGACACCGACCCCGACTACGTCGTCCTCGGCGAGACGCGGACGTACTCGTTCGAGGCCATCACGAAGGCGATCCGCCTCGTCGAGGCCGGGGCGCGGTTCATCGCCACGAACCCCGACGCCACCGGCCCCTCGAAGGAGGGATCGTTGCCGGCGACGGGGTCCGTGGCGGCGCTCATCACCCGCGCGACCGGGGCGGAGCCCTACTTCGTGGGGAAACCCAACCCCATGATGTTCCGGTCGGCGATGAACCGGATCGAGGCGCACTCCGAGACGACCGCGATGATCGGCGACCGGATGGACACCGACGTCGTCGCCGGAATCGAGGCCGGCCTGCGCACGTTCCTCGTCCTCACCGGGTCGACGAAGCGCGAACAGGTCCGGCGGTTCCCGTTCCAGCCCCACCGGATCGTGGACGGCATCGGGGACCTGATCGACCTGATCTGA
- a CDS encoding tetratricopeptide repeat protein — translation MNIDLLSFELAREAFDDRRFTEGVRLLEPLVEKNPDDRSLRELLARTYFGAAMLSKAEEQARDLVRRTPSDAFAHLLLSRTLERQSRHDEARGHRVMAHVLGAEV, via the coding sequence GTGAACATCGACCTCCTGAGCTTCGAACTCGCCCGCGAGGCGTTCGACGACCGCCGCTTCACCGAGGGCGTGCGGCTGCTCGAACCCCTGGTCGAGAAGAACCCCGACGACCGCTCCCTGCGCGAACTCCTGGCCCGCACCTACTTCGGTGCCGCCATGCTGTCCAAGGCGGAGGAGCAGGCGCGGGACCTGGTGCGCCGCACGCCGTCCGACGCGTTCGCGCACCTGCTGCTGTCGCGCACCCTCGAACGGCAGAGCCGGCACGACGAGGCCCGGGGCCACCGCGTGATGGCGCACGTCCTCGGCGCCGAGGTCTGA
- a CDS encoding metallopeptidase family protein — translation MVELSLEEFEIAVGDALDSIPGELARAMDNVVVLVEDEPGPEFPPDLLGLYEGTPLTERDSWWAAGALPDRITIFRRPTLAVCADRAEVVAEVRITVVHEIAHHFGLDDARLHELGWA, via the coding sequence GTGGTGGAACTGAGCCTCGAGGAGTTCGAGATCGCCGTCGGCGACGCGCTGGACTCGATCCCCGGGGAACTGGCGCGCGCGATGGACAACGTCGTCGTCCTCGTCGAGGACGAGCCCGGCCCGGAGTTCCCGCCCGACCTGCTCGGACTCTACGAGGGGACCCCGCTGACGGAACGGGACTCCTGGTGGGCCGCCGGCGCCCTGCCCGACCGGATCACGATCTTCCGCCGTCCGACCCTCGCGGTCTGCGCCGACCGGGCGGAGGTCGTCGCCGAGGTGCGGATCACCGTCGTCCACGAGATCGCCCACCACTTCGGTCTCGACGACGCCCGGCTGCACGAGCTGGGCTGGGCATGA
- a CDS encoding CstA-like transporter-associated (seleno)protein yields the protein MRALLGALGWWRRQVDGTDRWEAYLRSCAAHGHPPVSRGVFERRRADAKAARPGARCC from the coding sequence GTGAGGGCGCTGCTCGGGGCGCTGGGGTGGTGGCGTCGCCAGGTCGACGGGACCGACCGCTGGGAGGCCTACCTCCGGTCCTGCGCGGCCCACGGTCACCCGCCGGTGAGCCGCGGGGTGTTCGAACGCCGACGGGCGGACGCGAAGGCCGCGCGGCCCGGGGCGCGCTGCTGCTGA